One Flavobacteriales bacterium genomic window, AGGTACAGGAGCGATTGACCAATGAGATCAGGGATTGTATCCAAGAAACGCTCAGTCCAGCGGGTGTTGCTGTGGTGATAGAGGCCCAGCACATGTGCATGCAGATGCGTGGCGTACAGAAGCAGAATAGCTTCACGACCACATCGGCATTTACCGGGCAATTCTTGGATGATAGTAAGACCCGTGAGGAATTCTTCGATCTGATATCAGCTGACCTGAGCTGATTCCTTGTCCTCTTTCTTGGGTTTATAGCCGAAGAGCTTGTTCTTCTTGATGATGATATCCACGTAGGTAGGTACCATCTCTTCCCACCCTTCTTCTCCTCTGCGTATCATCTTCAGCACCTCTTTTGAGAAGATACCGAGTACCGTCTCATC contains:
- a CDS encoding GTP cyclohydrolase I FolE codes for the protein VQERLTNEIRDCIQETLSPAGVAVVIEAQHMCMQMRGVQKQNSFTTTSAFTGQFLDDSKTREEFFDLISADLS